ACTCGCGTCGGCCGGGGTCGAGCACGCCGTGCTGCGCGGCCCGGCGATCGGGCGGTTCTACCCGCCGGGATGGCCGCGCGAGGCCAACGACGTCGACCTGGTGCTGCGCCGGCCGCCGGACCTGGCGACGGCCTTCGACGCGCTGGCTCCGGCCGGGTGGTTCCCGGCCCGGCCGGTGACGACCCGGCGTGAACCGGGGGTCGGCGGGACCTGGGCGGCGGCCGCGCTGAACAAGCTGCGCCCGGACCTGGACCACCCGGTCTACCTCGACCTGACCGTCGGCGGTCCGGCGGTCGACCGCTGTCGCTGCGTCGTGCTGCCGGCCGCCGCCTGGGCCGGCAGCGGACGGGTGCGGATCCGCGACGCGGACGTGGCCGGCTTCGGCCCGACCCAGCTGGCGGTCGTCCTCGCGGTGGAGTGGATGGAGCGCGACCGGGCCATCGGACGCGACCTCCTGGACTTCCTTGTGCTGCGGGACGTGGGGATCGGCTGGGACGAGGTCGGCCGGGCGATACGCCGGCACGGTCTCCAGCGCGGCGTTCGCGCGCTCGCCGCGCTGGCGGCGGAGACCGGGCTGGCCGAGCCGGCCGAGCACCTCCGCCGGCTCGCCCCCGCGACCGGGCCGGCCGGGCCTGGCTGGCGGCAACGGCTGCTGACCCGGACCGAGCGGCTCTCCCGGTGGGCGATACGACGCCGGCCGGTCGCCACCCTTGAGGTCGTCGAACGGATGCCCGCCGCCACCTGGTACGGGCTCGGCCTCCCGCTGTACGCGTACCCGCCCAGGCGGGACGGGCGCCCGCTGCGCGGAGCGGGCGGGGCGGCCGCCGCGGGTCTCGAGGGTTACCGGTCCCGGGTGCTGCCGATAGCCGAGGAGGAGGTCGTCGACGAGGTGTTCGCACCACCGCACACACTGGATCCCGGCGGTCCCCTCACTCCGGTGGAGTTGCGCTGGTGGCAGGACACGCTGACCCGTCAGCTGGCCGACGCCGCGGGTGCCGCGCCAACCGGGCGGGTGGCCGCGCTGGCCGCGACCGTAGTCGGGGACGGCGGCGCCGAGGACACCCTCGGCGTGCGGCGGGCCGGCCTGGCCGTGGCCGCGGCGCGGCTCGTCGACTGCCGGCACCCGGTCACGGACCAGGCCGACCGCCGGCTGGAAGGGCTGTGCGTGGACCCGTCCGCCGCCGATGCCGTGGCCGAGCTGCTCGCCCGGTTGCCGACCGACCTCGATGTCCGGGTCGAGCTCCCGGCCGGGCCGTCGACGGCGGCCCTGCGCGACGCGGTCCGTAGCAGCGGTTTCCGCGAGGAGGTGCTGACGGTCCGCCGAGCCGCCGACGCCGCGGCGCGGCGCGGCGACTGGAGCCTGCGAGCGGCCGGCCCCGACGACGCCAACTTCGTGGTCGACTGCCTGGCCATCGCGGTGCGGCGCGGCCTGTTCGGGCGTGCCGCCGCGGTCGACGTCGGGGAGTGGGTGGGCAAGCGCTGGCCAGCACCCGGCAGTCCCGACGTCGAGTGCGTGGTGGCGGAGCTGGACGGCCGACCGGTCGGACACGCGTACGCGCTGATCGGTCTCGATCGCTACTCGCCGGCCGAGTCGGCCCACGTCATCGACGTCTTCGTGCTGCCGGAAGCCCGCGGCCGGGGCTGCTCCCAGGCGCTGACCGCCGAGCTGAGTCGGCGACTGGCGGCCCGCGGCGTCCCGGACATGGAGAGCGAGGTTGCGCTGAGCGGCGGCGGTGACACCACCGGCCTGCTCGCCGGGCTACAGAAAGCCGGG
This Mycobacteriales bacterium DNA region includes the following protein-coding sequences:
- a CDS encoding GNAT family N-acetyltransferase, translating into MTSAVSDRELLSALTRALRRWPQPDAPADHWRALADEVELPAADPAQLRRHKVTGSYLRLRPGDGTESRRQRHRAAVLADELADVAGRLASAGVEHAVLRGPAIGRFYPPGWPREANDVDLVLRRPPDLATAFDALAPAGWFPARPVTTRREPGVGGTWAAAALNKLRPDLDHPVYLDLTVGGPAVDRCRCVVLPAAAWAGSGRVRIRDADVAGFGPTQLAVVLAVEWMERDRAIGRDLLDFLVLRDVGIGWDEVGRAIRRHGLQRGVRALAALAAETGLAEPAEHLRRLAPATGPAGPGWRQRLLTRTERLSRWAIRRRPVATLEVVERMPAATWYGLGLPLYAYPPRRDGRPLRGAGGAAAAGLEGYRSRVLPIAEEEVVDEVFAPPHTLDPGGPLTPVELRWWQDTLTRQLADAAGAAPTGRVAALAATVVGDGGAEDTLGVRRAGLAVAAARLVDCRHPVTDQADRRLEGLCVDPSAADAVAELLARLPTDLDVRVELPAGPSTAALRDAVRSSGFREEVLTVRRAADAAARRGDWSLRAAGPDDANFVVDCLAIAVRRGLFGRAAAVDVGEWVGKRWPAPGSPDVECVVAELDGRPVGHAYALIGLDRYSPAESAHVIDVFVLPEARGRGCSQALTAELSRRLAARGVPDMESEVALSGGGDTTGLLAGLQKAGWRVDRAWWIREAA